The Acidobacteriota bacterium genome contains a region encoding:
- a CDS encoding amino acid racemase: MESRIEVHKTVGILGGMGPEAGCSFYQRLIELTPASIDQDHLKVILYSPCQIPDRSNYLAGTGPSPIPDLVKAVSDLSRWGAQVIAIPCNTAHYFFDDMQRALPPGVQLLHIVEETAQGILQEMGKGVRVGLLGTRSTIRHGLYQEPLKRRGLELILPDAHMQEDVQKSIDLLKAGHAHFAKATRLLQEALANLASHGAQAAVFGCTELGLVEEDLSTRLKLFDSVDLLARATLRAARQSSSRRPAPAEASASHS, from the coding sequence TTGGAGAGCCGAATCGAAGTGCACAAAACCGTCGGCATCCTGGGGGGCATGGGCCCCGAAGCGGGATGTTCCTTCTACCAAAGGTTGATCGAGCTCACTCCCGCCAGCATCGACCAAGATCATCTCAAGGTCATTCTCTACAGTCCCTGCCAAATCCCTGACCGCAGCAACTACCTGGCCGGAACCGGTCCTTCGCCCATTCCGGATCTGGTTAAGGCGGTGAGCGATCTCAGCCGCTGGGGCGCCCAAGTCATCGCCATTCCCTGCAACACCGCCCATTATTTCTTTGACGACATGCAGCGGGCCCTGCCGCCTGGGGTGCAACTGCTGCATATCGTAGAGGAGACGGCGCAAGGGATCCTGCAGGAGATGGGAAAGGGTGTACGGGTGGGACTGCTGGGGACCCGCTCCACCATCCGCCATGGACTCTACCAGGAACCGCTCAAACGTCGCGGGCTGGAGTTGATCTTGCCCGACGCCCACATGCAGGAAGACGTGCAAAAGAGCATCGATCTGCTCAAGGCCGGCCACGCCCATTTCGCAAAGGCGACCCGGCTCTTGCAGGAGGCCTTGGCCAACCTCGCCTCCCACGGTGCCCAGGCGGCCGTCTTCGGCTGCACCGAATTGGGGCTGGTGGAAGAGGACCTCAGCACCCGCTTGAAGCTGTTCGATTCCGTCGACCTGCTGGCTCGGGCCACCTTGCGCGCCGCCCGCCAGTCCTCGTCGCGCCGCCCCGCCCCAGCCGAGGCCTCCGCCTCTCATTCATGA
- a CDS encoding phosphotransferase encodes MKPRSDSDFPPIQQRLMAFVRDRFGSRGDQYSISKLVGDASSRQYYRLVRENGESFILAAYPEPFNAREFPYKQVYDLLTEIGLPVPRMLALDGEHGIVLQQDLGDETLKKRLVKASPQERQAYFRRAIDHMVTLQEEGTRALRPHWTAYHLAFDEEKLRWELRFFKRYYVDHYRKLSLTQGVALEEEFDDLAQELSRRPLRLCHRDYHVRNLMLHEDRLFLIDFQDARRGPLTYDLVSLLKDSIDLPQTELSSLVSYYRSRSPQPVPEEDFLREFELMSVQRLLKALGTYAYQIVVRENFIYEQYVRGSLQRALRSVQALDSFPRIRDLLRSELD; translated from the coding sequence ATGAAACCGCGATCCGATTCTGACTTCCCGCCCATTCAGCAGCGGCTGATGGCCTTCGTACGCGACCGCTTCGGATCGCGCGGCGACCAATACTCGATCAGCAAGCTGGTGGGAGACGCTTCCTCCCGCCAGTACTACCGCCTGGTGCGGGAAAACGGCGAGAGCTTCATCCTGGCCGCCTACCCCGAACCCTTCAACGCGCGGGAATTCCCCTATAAGCAGGTCTATGATCTGCTCACCGAGATCGGCCTTCCGGTTCCCCGCATGCTGGCGCTGGACGGCGAGCATGGCATCGTCTTGCAGCAAGACCTGGGCGACGAAACCCTGAAAAAGCGCCTCGTCAAGGCCTCGCCTCAAGAGCGCCAGGCCTATTTCCGTCGCGCCATCGATCATATGGTCACACTTCAGGAGGAAGGCACGCGGGCATTGCGCCCCCACTGGACCGCCTATCACCTGGCCTTTGACGAGGAGAAACTGCGCTGGGAGCTGCGTTTCTTCAAGCGCTACTACGTGGACCACTACCGCAAGCTCTCGCTGACCCAAGGCGTAGCCCTGGAAGAGGAATTCGACGATCTGGCCCAGGAGCTCTCCCGCCGGCCCCTGCGCCTTTGCCACCGCGACTATCACGTCCGCAACCTCATGCTGCATGAAGACCGGCTCTTCCTCATCGATTTTCAGGACGCACGTCGCGGGCCGTTGACCTACGACCTGGTCTCATTGCTGAAGGACTCCATCGATCTCCCCCAGACGGAACTCTCCAGTCTGGTCTCCTATTACCGCAGCCGCTCGCCCCAACCGGTTCCAGAGGAAGACTTCCTGCGCGAGTTCGAGCTGATGTCGGTTCAGCGCCTGCTCAAGGCGCTGGGGACCTACGCCTACCAGATCGTCGTGCGGGAAAACTTCATCTACGAACAATACGTCCGCGGCAGCCTGCAACGGGCCCTGCGCTCGGTCCAGGCGCTGGACTCCTTTCCGCGCATCCGCGATCTGCTGAGAAGCGAGTTGGACTGA
- a CDS encoding DUF1343 domain-containing protein yields the protein MSVASGLEVFLRRPPASMRGQRVGLICNPASVDRQLRHAADLLWESPQIRLSALFGPQHGARGETQDNMIEWESYRDPETSLPVFSLYGETRKPTPEMLDQVDALIFDVQDVGARYYTFIYTMALAMQACAENGKRFVVLDRPNPVGGQAVEGNLVRPECRSFVGLYSLPARHGMTVGELARLFNREYALGCRLEVVEMEGYQRSMSWGQTGLPWVMPSPNMPTPDTAWVYPGLCLLEGSNVSEGRGTTRPFEISGAPWVNPKQLASRLQGFELPGAALRPLWFIPTFHKWAGKMVGGVQIHVQDWRAFRPFRTGLALLRAYRELAPDEFAWKEPPYEYEYEKLPIDILLGDADLRRMIEQGRPLEEMEASFAQPLEQFKRIRHKYLLYPDQPSPGESR from the coding sequence ATGAGCGTTGCCAGCGGACTGGAAGTGTTCCTGCGCCGCCCGCCGGCCTCAATGCGCGGGCAGAGAGTGGGATTGATCTGCAATCCAGCCAGCGTCGACCGCCAACTGCGCCATGCCGCCGACCTCCTTTGGGAATCGCCCCAGATCCGTCTCAGCGCTCTTTTCGGCCCTCAACACGGCGCCCGCGGCGAAACTCAGGACAACATGATCGAATGGGAGTCCTACCGGGACCCCGAGACCTCCCTGCCCGTATTCAGCCTTTACGGAGAGACCCGCAAGCCAACTCCGGAAATGCTCGATCAGGTGGACGCACTGATTTTCGACGTGCAGGACGTAGGCGCCCGCTACTACACCTTCATCTACACCATGGCGCTGGCCATGCAGGCTTGCGCCGAAAACGGCAAGCGCTTCGTCGTCCTCGACCGTCCCAACCCCGTGGGCGGACAGGCGGTGGAGGGGAACCTGGTACGACCGGAGTGCCGCAGTTTCGTGGGGCTTTATTCGCTGCCCGCCCGCCACGGAATGACGGTGGGCGAACTGGCGCGGCTTTTCAACCGCGAATACGCCTTGGGATGCCGGCTGGAGGTCGTCGAGATGGAGGGCTACCAGCGCTCCATGAGCTGGGGGCAAACCGGCTTGCCCTGGGTGATGCCTTCCCCCAACATGCCCACTCCCGACACGGCCTGGGTCTATCCCGGACTTTGCCTGCTTGAAGGCAGCAACGTCTCGGAGGGCCGGGGCACCACCCGTCCCTTCGAAATCAGCGGCGCCCCCTGGGTCAATCCCAAGCAACTGGCGAGCCGTCTGCAGGGCTTCGAGTTGCCGGGAGCGGCGCTGCGTCCTCTCTGGTTCATACCGACTTTTCACAAGTGGGCCGGAAAGATGGTGGGCGGCGTGCAGATTCACGTGCAGGACTGGCGAGCCTTTCGGCCCTTTCGCACCGGGCTGGCCCTGCTGCGCGCCTACCGCGAACTGGCGCCGGACGAGTTCGCCTGGAAGGAGCCGCCCTACGAGTACGAGTACGAGAAGCTGCCCATCGACATCCTGCTGGGCGATGCCGACTTGCGCCGCATGATCGAACAAGGCCGTCCGCTGGAAGAGATGGAGGCCTCCTTCGCCCAACCGCTGGAGCAGTTCAAGCGCATCCGCCACAAGTACCTCCTCTATCCCGACCAGCCCTCGCCAGGGGAAAGCCGGTGA
- a CDS encoding NDP-sugar synthase gives MSTIEGMVLAAGYGRRLFPLTALRAKPSIPFLNRPLLRYSLDLLEQSGISLIHVNLHHLPESVREAVRTSRMAIRYWPEQEILGTAGGIANAVKHSQADTLVVSNGKIYFELDLTQALDSHFRRRAWVTLVVVPFREGGYNPVYLDEEGRVTGFGRPAPDKGKQHPYVFSGVQILDRKYVENIPEGFSDTVKDILPGLIESGRPIYGHVSRDYWCECSLPQRYLRRSLEVLGRRGLDTLGPMGEAARARAVVAASDARIGSGCLLQECILWSDVQVGRGCNLERVVAACGVRLAAGSRLSDVIVTPRLEELPPGRRPLQEVDGNMIWPLET, from the coding sequence GTGAGCACAATCGAAGGCATGGTGTTGGCTGCGGGATACGGACGCAGGCTGTTTCCTCTGACGGCTCTACGTGCCAAACCGTCTATTCCCTTCCTCAACCGCCCCCTCCTGCGCTACTCGCTGGACTTGCTGGAACAGAGCGGCATTTCGCTGATTCACGTCAACCTGCACCACCTGCCTGAGAGCGTGCGCGAAGCGGTGCGGACCAGCCGCATGGCCATCCGCTACTGGCCCGAGCAAGAAATCCTGGGCACGGCCGGCGGCATTGCCAACGCAGTCAAGCACAGTCAAGCCGATACCCTGGTGGTCAGCAACGGCAAGATCTACTTCGAACTCGACTTGACTCAGGCGCTGGACAGCCACTTCCGGCGTCGGGCCTGGGTCACCTTGGTGGTCGTTCCCTTCAGAGAGGGAGGGTACAATCCCGTCTACCTGGACGAGGAGGGCCGGGTGACAGGCTTCGGTCGTCCCGCTCCGGACAAGGGGAAGCAGCATCCGTACGTCTTCAGCGGCGTTCAGATTCTGGATCGCAAGTACGTCGAGAACATCCCCGAGGGGTTCTCGGACACGGTCAAGGACATACTGCCTGGCCTCATCGAGAGCGGACGCCCCATCTACGGGCACGTAAGCCGGGATTACTGGTGCGAGTGCAGCCTGCCGCAGCGCTACCTGCGCCGCTCCCTGGAGGTGTTGGGCCGCCGCGGGCTGGACACCCTGGGGCCGATGGGAGAGGCGGCTCGAGCTCGAGCCGTGGTGGCGGCCTCCGATGCCCGCATCGGTTCCGGCTGCCTGCTTCAGGAATGCATCCTCTGGTCCGATGTGCAGGTGGGACGCGGCTGCAACCTGGAGCGCGTGGTGGCGGCTTGCGGAGTCCGCTTGGCGGCGGGCAGCCGCTTGAGCGACGTCATCGTGACGCCTCGGCTGGAGGAACTGCCGCCCGGCCGTCGACCGCTCCAGGAAGTAGACGGAAACATGATATGGCCCTTGGAAACATGA
- a CDS encoding menaquinone biosynthesis protein, with product MTLRLSLIDFLNAIPLQWGFTQGSARGRFRLLSDVPSQCARHLREGEADVGLIPVIEYQRIPGLTVLPGISIASKREVKSVIFVSSKPMNEVGRIAVDTSSRTSVALLRVLLNEFYGNPQAEFVPRKPDPEGMLQEFDAALIIGNPALRVDTRHRLVYDLANEWFRHTGLPFVFAFWAVRRDAALGEQARCFYESRRQGLQELPEISRLYARKLGLNPQEVFHYLSCNLDYSLDEDNLKGLETYYELAAKWKLIERPRPLRMTAIPQGIETAPPRALADEER from the coding sequence ATGACTCTGCGCTTATCGCTGATCGATTTTCTCAACGCCATCCCGCTTCAGTGGGGATTCACCCAAGGCTCAGCCCGCGGGCGCTTCCGCCTGCTTTCAGACGTGCCTTCCCAGTGCGCCCGCCACTTGCGGGAAGGGGAAGCCGACGTAGGCCTGATTCCCGTCATCGAATACCAGCGCATTCCCGGCCTCACCGTCCTGCCGGGCATTTCCATCGCCTCCAAACGCGAGGTCAAGAGCGTCATCTTCGTCAGCAGCAAGCCCATGAACGAGGTGGGACGTATCGCCGTCGACACCTCATCGCGCACTTCGGTAGCGCTGCTGCGGGTGCTGCTCAACGAGTTCTACGGGAATCCACAGGCTGAATTCGTCCCCCGCAAGCCCGACCCCGAAGGCATGCTGCAGGAATTCGACGCGGCTTTGATCATCGGCAATCCGGCCCTGCGGGTCGATACCCGGCATCGTTTGGTCTACGACTTGGCCAACGAGTGGTTTCGCCACACCGGTCTGCCTTTTGTCTTCGCTTTCTGGGCCGTGCGCCGCGATGCCGCCTTGGGCGAGCAGGCCCGCTGCTTCTACGAGTCGCGCCGGCAAGGATTGCAGGAACTGCCGGAGATTTCCCGACTCTATGCCCGCAAGCTCGGCCTGAATCCTCAAGAGGTATTCCACTACTTGAGCTGCAACCTCGACTACTCGCTGGACGAAGACAATCTGAAGGGGCTTGAGACTTACTACGAGCTGGCCGCCAAGTGGAAGCTGATCGAACGACCCCGCCCCCTGCGCATGACCGCCATCCCTCAAGGCATAGAAACGGCGCCTCCGCGCGCCCTGGCGGACGAAGAACGATGA
- a CDS encoding Stp1/IreP family PP2C-type Ser/Thr phosphatase → MAREVLHHGGIAFESAERSDTGLVRKNNEDSLVISPQHGLFGVCDGMGGHAAGEVASSLASEALNEAASNHSKKPLDLLRQAVERANRSIFETQARNPQYRGMGTTITALLLDTPQSWIVHVGDSRIYRWSSSEGLQQLSVDHSPVYRLYQQGMLDKDQLRRHPHKNLLDRSLGVMPTVEPDVFPIELQSGDVFLLCSDGLTDELSDREIAEILEGDDLQECAERLLAQAKATGGRDNISLILLRIVEMENPAS, encoded by the coding sequence ATGGCCAGGGAGGTGCTCCATCACGGCGGCATCGCGTTCGAGTCGGCTGAACGCAGCGACACCGGGTTGGTGCGAAAAAACAACGAAGACAGTTTGGTCATTTCACCCCAACACGGTCTCTTCGGGGTATGCGACGGCATGGGCGGGCATGCGGCCGGCGAAGTGGCCAGTTCGTTGGCCTCGGAAGCCTTGAACGAGGCCGCCAGCAATCATTCCAAAAAGCCGCTGGACCTGCTTCGCCAAGCCGTAGAGCGGGCCAACCGCAGCATTTTCGAGACACAGGCCCGCAACCCCCAGTACCGCGGCATGGGAACCACCATAACCGCCCTGCTGCTGGACACTCCCCAAAGCTGGATCGTTCACGTAGGCGACAGCCGCATCTACCGCTGGTCCTCCTCCGAAGGCCTGCAACAGCTCAGCGTCGACCATTCTCCCGTCTACCGCCTCTATCAACAGGGCATGCTGGATAAGGATCAACTGCGCCGCCATCCTCACAAGAACCTGCTGGACCGTTCCTTGGGGGTGATGCCCACGGTCGAACCCGACGTCTTTCCCATCGAGTTGCAGTCCGGTGACGTGTTTCTGCTCTGCAGCGACGGGCTTACCGACGAATTGTCAGACCGTGAAATCGCCGAGATACTTGAGGGCGACGACCTGCAAGAGTGCGCCGAGCGGCTGCTGGCTCAGGCCAAGGCCACCGGCGGACGCGACAATATCAGCCTCATTCTGCTGCGCATTGTCGAGATGGAAAACCCGGCGTCATGA
- a CDS encoding YncE family protein: MRRTLIALIALFSMTCLMQAINLRQVDEVKVRKAPLYAALHTASGIIYVVCFASDEVVVIDESSRQIRADFYGGYEPIGVAVTPSGDKLFVTNRRGLVKVIDAETRQIIDDIKVGGRPSNITISPGGLEAFVTNYGRGKIGRIDFIDTATHRIVASKDIGVTPMASAVSPLGDRLFVVCAGSNDVWVLGTNTREVIKQIPVGLKPNGLAFSKDGTTLYVSNADTNDLSVIDVLDLKETRRVPVGEKPFSMTVDSKGRLFVVETGQRMLSVYSPQLQKLASVKAGKKPIDVQLSSDEQFAYVTDERDNKLRVFKID; the protein is encoded by the coding sequence ATGCGCAGAACATTGATCGCTCTCATCGCCCTCTTCTCGATGACCTGCCTGATGCAGGCTATCAACCTGAGGCAGGTCGATGAGGTGAAGGTCCGCAAAGCACCGCTTTACGCGGCCCTGCACACGGCTTCGGGAATCATCTACGTGGTTTGCTTCGCCAGCGACGAAGTGGTGGTTATCGATGAATCAAGCCGACAAATTCGGGCTGACTTCTACGGCGGATACGAACCCATCGGCGTAGCCGTCACCCCCTCGGGGGACAAGCTCTTCGTGACCAACCGCAGAGGACTGGTCAAAGTCATCGACGCCGAGACCCGACAGATCATCGACGACATCAAGGTGGGCGGACGGCCCAGCAACATCACCATCTCTCCCGGCGGACTGGAAGCCTTCGTCACCAACTACGGACGCGGGAAAATCGGGCGCATCGATTTCATCGACACCGCCACCCACCGCATCGTGGCCAGCAAGGACATCGGGGTTACGCCCATGGCCTCCGCCGTCTCTCCCCTGGGCGACCGCCTTTTCGTAGTTTGCGCCGGATCGAACGATGTCTGGGTGCTGGGCACCAATACCCGCGAAGTCATCAAGCAGATCCCCGTCGGACTCAAGCCCAACGGCTTGGCCTTCTCTAAAGATGGGACCACCCTCTACGTCTCCAACGCCGACACCAACGACCTTTCCGTGATCGACGTCCTCGACCTCAAAGAGACCCGGCGCGTCCCGGTGGGCGAGAAACCCTTCTCCATGACGGTCGATTCCAAGGGACGCCTCTTCGTGGTGGAGACGGGCCAGCGAATGCTCAGCGTCTACTCGCCCCAACTGCAGAAACTGGCTTCGGTCAAAGCCGGCAAAAAGCCCATCGACGTGCAGCTTTCCAGCGACGAGCAGTTCGCTTACGTCACCGACGAGCGCGACAACAAGCTGCGCGTCTTCAAGATCGACTGA
- a CDS encoding gamma carbonic anhydrase family protein has product MIREFLGVSPRFDESNFIAPSAEVIGDVALGRGASVWFNATLRGDVNWIRIGEASNVQDNAVVHVTNGRAPTLIGKGVTIGHSAVIHGCTIEDNVLVGIGSVVLDHAVIGRDSIVGARALLTSRVEIPPRSLVLGAPARVARQLSDDEVEDIRRHARNYQHYSAIYLGRQKPDGNPFYKPRGD; this is encoded by the coding sequence ATGATCCGGGAGTTTCTAGGCGTCAGCCCCCGCTTTGACGAGAGCAACTTCATCGCCCCCTCGGCCGAAGTCATCGGTGACGTGGCACTGGGACGCGGCGCCAGCGTCTGGTTCAACGCAACCCTGCGCGGCGACGTCAACTGGATCCGAATCGGAGAAGCCAGCAACGTACAGGACAACGCCGTGGTTCACGTCACCAACGGCCGCGCCCCGACTCTCATCGGCAAGGGCGTCACCATCGGACACAGCGCCGTGATTCACGGCTGCACCATCGAAGACAATGTACTGGTGGGCATCGGCTCGGTCGTCCTCGATCACGCCGTCATCGGACGCGACAGCATCGTGGGAGCGCGGGCCTTGCTCACCTCGCGCGTCGAGATCCCTCCCCGCTCACTGGTGCTGGGAGCCCCGGCCCGCGTGGCCCGGCAGTTGAGCGATGATGAAGTCGAGGACATCCGCCGACACGCCCGCAACTACCAGCACTACAGCGCCATCTACCTGGGCCGCCAAAAGCCGGACGGCAATCCCTTCTACAAGCCCAGGGGTGATTAG
- a CDS encoding putative molybdenum carrier protein has product MCEEGLRKVVSGGQSGVDRAALDWASEAGLESGGWCPRRRQAEDGTISPRYPLRETPSPDPAQRTEWNVRDSDATLLLTLGAARSKGTDLTLEMALLYGRPHLCQDLDDHAAAETIRDWLKSNPVQTLNVAGPRESEAPGIYVRTRDLLKRLRKGGQV; this is encoded by the coding sequence ATGTGCGAAGAAGGGTTAAGGAAGGTTGTTTCGGGAGGCCAAAGCGGCGTCGACAGGGCCGCCTTGGACTGGGCGTCAGAGGCCGGATTGGAGTCGGGAGGGTGGTGTCCCCGGCGCCGTCAAGCCGAAGACGGAACCATCAGCCCCCGCTACCCGCTGCGGGAAACCCCCTCGCCCGACCCGGCCCAGCGCACCGAGTGGAACGTGCGGGACTCCGACGCCACCCTCCTCCTCACCTTGGGAGCGGCTCGTTCCAAGGGCACCGACTTGACCCTGGAAATGGCGCTCCTCTACGGCCGTCCCCACCTTTGCCAGGACTTGGACGACCACGCTGCCGCTGAAACGATCAGGGACTGGCTCAAGAGCAACCCAGTCCAGACGCTCAACGTGGCGGGACCACGTGAAAGCGAGGCCCCCGGCATCTATGTTCGGACCAGGGATCTCCTAAAAAGGCTGCGGAAAGGAGGGCAAGTATGA
- a CDS encoding bifunctional 5,10-methylenetetrahydrofolate dehydrogenase/5,10-methenyltetrahydrofolate cyclohydrolase has protein sequence METRILDGKEIGRRIREEVGREIEEKKLSPGLTVVLVGDDPASKVYVKSKTKACQELGIRGERVLLDESISTAQLLQVINRLNLDDQVDGILVQLPLPRHIDKKLVLEAVDPSKDVDGFHPVNVGRLCTGDFTLAPCTPMGIMEMLRMEKIAVKGAHAVIVGRSDIVGKPMAMLLLHSHATITICHSRTRDLAQVCRRADILVAAVGRTALVGRDFIKEGATVIDVGMNRIEDREEAMQLFGEDSERFKRFQDKGYALVGDVHPREPLGRAGALTPVPGGVGPLTIAHLVKNTLLAHEARHC, from the coding sequence ATGGAAACCCGTATCCTCGATGGAAAAGAAATCGGCCGCCGCATCCGCGAAGAAGTGGGCCGGGAAATCGAAGAAAAGAAGCTCTCACCCGGTCTGACAGTGGTCCTTGTGGGTGACGATCCGGCTTCCAAGGTCTACGTCAAAAGCAAGACCAAGGCCTGCCAGGAACTGGGCATCCGCGGAGAGCGCGTGCTCCTTGATGAATCCATCAGCACGGCCCAACTGCTGCAGGTCATCAACCGGCTCAACCTGGACGATCAAGTCGACGGGATTCTGGTACAACTCCCGCTGCCCAGGCACATCGACAAGAAGCTGGTGCTGGAGGCGGTTGATCCCTCCAAAGACGTCGACGGGTTTCACCCCGTCAACGTGGGGCGCCTGTGCACCGGCGATTTCACCCTGGCTCCCTGCACGCCCATGGGCATCATGGAGATGCTTCGCATGGAGAAGATCGCCGTCAAAGGCGCCCACGCCGTCATCGTGGGACGCAGCGATATCGTGGGCAAACCCATGGCCATGTTGTTGCTCCACAGCCATGCCACCATCACCATCTGCCATTCGCGGACCCGCGATTTGGCCCAGGTTTGCCGCCGAGCCGATATCCTGGTGGCGGCGGTGGGACGCACCGCGCTGGTGGGGCGCGACTTCATCAAAGAGGGAGCCACCGTGATCGATGTCGGAATGAACCGCATCGAAGACCGGGAAGAAGCCATGCAACTGTTCGGAGAGGACTCCGAGCGCTTCAAGCGCTTCCAGGACAAGGGCTATGCCCTGGTGGGGGACGTCCACCCGCGGGAGCCGTTGGGGCGGGCCGGAGCCTTGACTCCCGTACCCGGCGGAGTGGGGCCTCTGACCATCGCCCACCTGGTCAAGAATACCTTGCTGGCTCATGAGGCCCGCCATTGTTAG